In Sardina pilchardus chromosome 10, fSarPil1.1, whole genome shotgun sequence, one genomic interval encodes:
- the LOC134094475 gene encoding long-chain fatty acid transport protein 2-like, with product MYVWLTLLAGLAVLPAILKPFFPYFFQDLKYILKTVRFGIRLTKYKRGKPLYSILDCFLDAVKKHPNKIFIHFEGKSFTYLQVDKQSNKVANVLRTTASLKEGDTVALFLGNEPCYAWTWLGLAKLGCPVALLNYNIRAKSLLHCFSCSGAKVLIAAAELRSAVEDVLPVLREEGISVYLLADEKGTTDGISCISETISLAPDTPVPRSLRANVGIRSIALYIYTSGTTGLPKAALVTHERVWAASFVQAMSGVSSTDVFYVNLPLYHSAGFLIGLAGSIERGITLVLRRKFSASQFWEDCRKHDVTVMQYIGETLRYLCNTPQKDNEKNHKVRIAIGNGVRTDVWSEFLQRFGNICVRELYAATEGNVGFINYTTKVGVVGRVNFLHRRIFPYSLIKFDADKEEPVRNAEGLCVKAAKGETGLLVGRITKHSPFVGYAGNKQQTEKKRLQDVFVKGDLYFNSGDLLKIDHDNFVYFQDRVGDTFRWKGENVATTEVADILSTVDCIEEANVYGVKVAGHEGRIGMAAITLREGKEFDCVHTCRHLANYLPVYARPRFIRIQSCLEMTGTFKMKKVKLVEEGFDPGVIQDDLYFLHLEEKKYVPLTPQIYASILAREIKL from the exons ATGTACGTCTGGCTAACTCTTTTAGCGGGGTTGGCTGTTTTGCCAGCAATCCTGAAACCCTTCTTCCCATATTTTTTTCAGGATCTGAAGTATATTCTTAAAACGGTTCGATTTGGGATCAGGCTTACTAAATACAAAAGAGGGAAGCCCCTCTACAGCATTCTGGATTGTTTTTTGGATGCAGTGAAGAAACATCCGAATAAGATCTTCATTCACTTTGAGGGAAAGTCGTTTACTTATTTGCAGGTCGACAAACAGAGCAATAAAGTAGCGAATGTGTTGCGGACTACTGCCTCGCTCAAAGAAGGGGATACTGTCGCCTTGTTCTTGGGGAATGAGCCTTGTTATGCATGGACATGGCTGGGCCTGGCCAAACTTGGCTGCCCGGTGGCGCTCCTCAACTACAACATAAGGGCGAAGTCGCTGCTGCATTGCTTCTCCTGTTCAGGAGCCAAAGTTCTCATCGCGGCTGCAG AGCTGCGGTCGGCGGTGGAGGACGTTCTGCCGGTGTTGAGGGAGGAGGGCATCAGCGTCTACCTGCTGGCCGACGAGAAGGGCACCACAGATGGCATCAGCTGCATCTCCGAGACCATTAGCCTGGCGCCAGACACACCTGTCCCACGATCGCTTCGCGCCAACGTTGGCATCAGGAGCATCGCCCTCTACATCTACACGTCTGGCACGACAG GTCTGCCCAAGGCGGCGCTGGTGACCCATGAGAGGGTGTGGGCGGCATCGTTCGTCCAGGCCATGTCCGGCGTGAGCAGCACCGACGTCTTCTACGTCAACCTGCCGCTCTACCACAGCGCGGGCTTCCTCATCGGCCTCGCCGGCAGCATCGAGAGAG GCATCACTCTGGTTCTGCGGAGGAAGTTCTCGGCCTCGCAGTTCTGGGAGGACTGCCGGAAGCATGATGTCACCGTGATGCAGTACATCGGGGAGACGCTACGCTACCTCTGTAACACCccacag AAAGACAATGAAAAGAATCACAAGGTGCGGATCGCTATTGGCAACGGTGTGCGCACTGACGTCTGGTCTGAGTTCCTGCAACGCTTCGGCAACATCTGTGTGCGTGAGCTGTACGCCGCCACCGAGGGCAACGTCGGCTTCATCAACTACACCACCAAAGTCGGCGTGGTGGGACGAGTCAACTTCCTGCACAGG CGGATCTTCCCGTACTCGTTGATAAAGTTCGACGCAGACAAAGAGGAACCTGTGCGCAACGCTGAGGGGCTCTGTGTGAAAGCCGCCAAAG gCGAGACGGGGCTGCTGGTGGGGAGGATAACGAAGCACTCTCCGTTCGTGGGCTACGCGGGGAACAAGCAGCAGACGGAGAAGAAGCGGCTGCAGGACGTGTTCGTGAAAGGAGACCTGTACTTCAACAGCGGAGACCTGCTCAAGATCGACCACGACAACTTCGTCTACTTCCAGGACCGCGTGGGCGACACTTTCAG GTGGAAGGGGGAGAACGTGGCCACGACAGAGGTAGCCGACATCCTGAGCACGGTGGACTGCATCGAGGAGGCCAACGTCTACGGGGTCAAGGTGGCAG GTCATGAGGGCAGGATCGGGATGGCTGCCATCACGTTACGGGAAGGGAAGGAGTTTGATTGCGTTCACACCTGTCGTCACCTGGCCAATTACCTGCCCGTTTACGCCCGGCCGCGCTTCATACGCATCCAG AGCTGTCTGGAGATGACCGGAACCTTCAAGATGAAGAAGGTGAAGCTGGTGGAGGAGGGCTTTGACCCCGGGGTCATTCAGGATGACCTCTACTTCCTGCacctggaggagaagaagtacGTTCCACTGACCCCCCAGATCTATGCCTCCATCCTGGCCAGAGAGATCAAGCTGTAG